GGCGCTGCGACGTTTTGCCGGGACCGAAATCGACGATATGCGTCGGCTTCAGCGCCTTGAGCGGAGTGAGCGCCTTCTCCCAGTAAAGCGTGCTGACCAGAAGGTCATAGGTCATCGTCTTGCACAGATCGGCCAGATCACGGTAGTCTTTGCCGTCTGCGAACGAGTACACGGGGATCTTCAGTTCCGATGCCTTGAAATCGAAACCGATACGTTTGCGATCCTCTTCAAAAGGAGCGACGGCGCCTTCCATCAGCGGGCTGTGGAACGGGCAGGTCGTGCGCAAAAAGACGAACTTCACCTGCTCGGCCTCAAGCGTCGCCTTATGTTGCTTGTAGAAATTGAGCAGCGACGATCGGTGCGACGACAGGATGCGGTTTACCGGCGAGTTATACAGACTCATGTAGATCTGTTTATCGGCCGGAAGATTCGCATTGGTCTCGGCAACAAGCTCTGCGATACGATCATGTGTAACGCCAAGCACGGCAACCATTGGAGCCGGATCTTTCAAACCAAGCTCGGTGGCAAGGGCAAGGTCGTCGGCCGTCGGCTCGATCTCAGGATAGGCCTCCTGGGCGCGCACTCCCAGATACAGGATGTACTTCATGTAAAGCGCCAGGGCATCGTAATAGTCTTTGCCCGATTTGCCGAGAGCGCAGAACGTCATGGAGATCAGACCCTGGCTGTGGCCGGTGGAGCCCTTCGTATGCTTGATCAGATCATCCATCGACCAGCCGGCTTTCAGAACGGCTTCGAAATAGGCCAGCTGCGTGAGCTGAATCATCGTCAGCGAAACGGCAGCCGTCGCCAGATAAGCGTCTGACGGAATGGACGATTCGTCTTCAAGCCATTTGCGTGCATCGATGCCGTGTGGCAGGCCGATCGAGCCGGTTACTTTCGGAGCCTCTTCTTCGATAGCCTTGAGGGTGACGTCAAAGAACTCCTTCAGCTCGCCCGAGTCATAGAATTTTTTCAGCTCTTTATACCAGGGCGATCCCTGTCCGCCCATCTGCAGAAAGAAGGTCGCTTCGCCTGCTTCAGCCTTTGTAAGAATTGCCGGTTTTGCCATGTTCACTAACCTCTTATGCCCGCAGGGCTTATTTGTTCACTCGTTCAACGAAGGAGATGTCACGCAGGTCGATGCGGATGCGGTCTCCCTGTTTGATGAAGATGGGCACCATCACCTCGCCGCCCGTTTCGACGGTGACGCGTTTTTTTGCCGTGCCCTGAGTATCGCCTTTCAGGCCCTCTTCGGCATAGGTGACTTCCAGTTCGACGAAGTTCGGCGGCGAAACGCTGACGGGCAGTCCTTCGAAGAACTGAACCTCGAAGGGCATCTCTTCTTTGATGAATTGAACGATATCGTCTACAAGATCGATGGAAACGGAGTACTGCTCGTAGTCGTCTTTATCCATGAGGATGATCTGATCGCCTTCGGTGTACAGATACGTGACGTACTTCTTGTCGAGTTCAACGTCTTCGACCTTGTCGGAGGACTTGAACGTTCGTTCGAGCGTGTTGCCGCCTTTGATCTTTTTCAGTTTTGTGCGAACGAATGCGCTGCCTTTACCGGGGTTTACAAACTGGGAGAAGGTGCAGGTGTACAGTTCGTTGTCGAGTTTGATGACGGTGCCTTTCTTCAGGTCGATAGGATCGAGCATGCGGGTAGGATTCTGAGGAGCTTGCCTCCAGTCCAATAAATTTTATTGGCGCAGAACTTCATCCGGGCATCATGGTGCTCTTCCATGCACACAGCGCATACTCCGGCGAGCAACTGGCAGAAAGAGCTGCAATCATCGGCCCGTGATCTGCGTGGCCTGATCGAGCATCTGCAGCGCCTGCATGACGTCACAGAGAGCGATATTATGTCGACTCCCTGGGCGAAGCGCATCGCCGCAGCTGTGAAGAATGAATCGCAGTTGCAGAGTCGGTTCCGCTTCGCCGTGACGGATTCTTATCTGCTGCGGGCCCGACTCGATCATGATCGCTGCGCCATCCTCGGGCAGGTGCTGCCCGATCCGACCGAACTGGACGACCCCGTTTTTGAACTCGATGATCCGCTTGCTGAAGACAGCCACATGCCGGTTCCCGGTCTGACGCACCGTTACCCGGATCGAGTGCTCTGGTATCTGAGCCATAACTGCGCCGTGTACTGTCGCTTCTGCATGCGCAAACGTAAGGTGTCGAAGGCGGGCACGGCTCCGGCAGGCGATCAGATCGCACAGGCGCTCGCCTACATTCGTGAGCATTCGGAGCTGCACGAGGTCATCCTATCAGGCGGAGATCCGCTCTCTCTTTCCGATGCGACGCTGGATGAGATCCTCGGCGCTTTGAAGGGCATCGATCATATCATGAGCGTGCGCATTCACAGCCGCATGCCCGTTACCCTGCCCGCACGTATTACGGAGGAACTCATCGAGGTTTTGCGTCGCCACTCCCCTCTCACGCTGGTCACACATTTCAATCATGCGCAGGAATTGGGCGAGGACTCACTCGAAGCCATACGCCGCCTTCGTTCGGCCGGCATCCTGCTTCTCAATCAGTCCGTTCTTTTGAAAGGCATCAACGATACGCAGGAGGATCTACGGGAGCTCTTTCTATCGCTGATCAAAAACGGCGTGAAGCCCTATTACCTGCATCAATGCGATGAGGTGCGCGGCGTTTCGCAATTCCGAGTTCCGATCGAGCGAGGCATCGAGCTGATGAAAGACCTGCGAGGGCGTATTCCCGGTATTGCGCTTCCGCTCTATGTCGTCGATCTTCCAGGCGGCGGCGGCAAGGTGCCGGCCGACAGCTCGTATCTTCGCAGAGCTGATGCCGAAGGCTATGTCTACGAAAACTACGAAGGACATGCCTATGTACTGGCGCCCACTTATGAATCTTCTCATCAATGGACTCTTCCTCTAAAGGGAGCTGACCGGTGAATCGTCTGAGCGTATCGGTCATCCTGCTTGCCGGCGGAACAGGCCGTCGTTTCGGCGCGGATCGACCGAAACAATTCGTGCCGTTAGCCGACCGGCCGATGCTCGCCTGGAGTCTGCGACGATTCTGTAACTGGCTCGATCGTATCGAATCGGCGGATGCGAGCTTTAAAGCGGGAAGCCTTGTGCTTGTATCGCATCCTGATTATTCGACGGAATCGCTTGACCTTGCCAGCCGCACGGTGCCTGATTGGGCCGGCAGACTGATCCTTGCCGAAGGCGGAGCGACGCGCCATCTCTCGTCTGTGAATGGAGTGCGCGCAGCCGGGCAATCCGGCATCTATGTGATTCATGATACGGCCAGGCCTTATGTTCCGGACTCAGATCTTGATGCCCTATTAGACGCTTTTCGCGATTCCGAGAGTTCGGTCGCCTCTCTTGTCGTCCCTTCGAGCGAAACGCTTGTGCAGGGAAGCGAGGGCCTTCTTGAAAAAGGCCTTGATCGAAATCATATCTTTGCGGTGAAAACGCCGCAGGCCTTTCGTTCCTCGCTGCAGCCGCGATTCACTCAGGAGACGGATCGCCCGGAATACACCGATCTTCTACGCTGGGCCGAGATGCAGGGCGAGCGGGCGACGCTTGTGGCCGGTTCGGCCCTGAACCTGAAGCTGACCAACCCCGAAGATCGTCTGATCCTTGAAGCGGTTCTGCGCAATGCAGCTCTTATGAAAGGCAGGGCCGGGGAGCACGGCGTGTGAAACGTATGTTTCTTGCCCTGCCCGTTCCTGAATCGATTCATGAAGAGCTCGAACGACTCCGCATCGGGCTTCCGGGCGCGCGGTGGATGCCCGATCTGCATATTACGATTCGCTTTCTTGGCGATATCTCAGAGAAAGATCAATCGCTTATCGAAGAGCTACTTGCCGATCTGGAATTCCCTAATATTCACATCAGGCTTGGCATGCCCGGCGTTTTTATTCATCCGCGTCAGATCATACTGTATTTAAGTGCAGTGCCCGACGACGACATTATCAAGTTGAAGACGACCGTTGATACTCTGCTCCGGCCGACCGGGCTTCGCGTAGAGCGTAAGTTTCACGCCCACTGCACACTTGCCCGTTTACCCGACAGTCGATCGAGCTTTCTGCAGAATTACGTATTGCAGTTCGAACATTTTCAAACATCTTTGTTCGCAGTAGACGATCTCGTTCTGTTTTCGAGCGTCTTACAGAGAACGGGAGCGTTGCATTATCGTGAAGAGTCCTACAGACTTTCCTGATTCTTACGTCCAATACGGTCAGATGCCGTTACAGAAGGATTCGGTTCGCATCCTTGTCGTGGATGATGATCCGTCATTTTTGCAGCTCTCTCTGCGCTTGCTTGAGTCCCTCGGATACAGAGAGGTCGTCAGCGCGCAGACATCCGAAGACGCGCTGGAAGAACTGGCGCGACATCCCTTTGATGTCGTTCTTCTGGATATCGAACTCGGCCAGGGGATCGACGGCATTCAGTTCAGTGAAACGATCACCGAGAGCTATGGTACTCCTATCATTTTTCTGACAGCCGGCGCAGAAGAACAGATCGCACCGCGTATCGATCGCAACTCGACGATGGGCTTGCTTTTCAAGCCGATCAATTCCACCGAGCTTGATATCCTGATCTCTACGACACTGCGAGGAAGGCGGGCCGAGCTGGCGCTCTCAGGCGAGAAGCACAGCCTCATTGCGCGCATCTTTGATTCGATGGTAGAGGGCGTTTTTATTCTGGATGCACAGCGTCAGTTCGTCTATGCCAACGACTCGCTTCTGCGTATGCTTGATTATCAGCGATCCGAGCTGGACGGACGCTTTTCGAACATCATCGTCTCGCCGCGCGAAAACGTCCGTCATTATGCCCGAATCTGGTCCGCCTTGAAAAGCCGCGGTCGCTGGGAAGGCGCCCTCTCGCTCAGAACGCGTAACGGCAGTGATCGCAACGACTGGGTCAGCCTGACCGCCGTCAGGCAGGATGGCAGACTGGTTAACGTCGTAGGCCTCGTGCTCGACGCCACGGAGCGAAAACGCCATGAAGAGATGCTGTATTTCATGGCGCATCATGATCCGTTAACAGGCCTGCCGAATCGCAAGTTCTTTACCGATCAGCTCACGCGCTCACTCGCTCGCGCAAGACGCACCGATCACAGAGTGGCCGTTTTTTTCATCGACCTGGACGGTTTCAAAGAGATCAACGATTCGCTCGGGCACGCAGCCGGCGACGACACGCTGAAGATCGTGGCGCGTCGTCTGCGAGAATCTCTGCGAAAAACGGACGTCATCGGTCGCTACGGAGGCGACGAATTCGTCGTCGTCATCGACGACCTGAAAGATTATGAGAGCTCCCTCAAAATCGCCGATAAGCTTCTTCTTTCTTTGAATGCCGACATTCAACTGCGTGAGCGTAAGTTTCGCGTCGGCGCCTCCATCGGCATCAGCCTGTATCCTCTTGACGGCGATTCAAGCGATCTGTTGATTCAGATGGCCGATGCGGCGATGTATGCGGCGAAGCGTTCCGGCGGATTCGACTATCGTTTCAGTGATACCGCTGTCGAGAAGATAGCCGCCTCGTGGAGGCGCTACCGCTCTGAATCCGACAGGACGGCGCGCAAGCGTCAGCTGCTCTTTCAGTTGATCCGTACGATCGGCAGCAACCGGATCTTCGCCGTTCAGCCGGATCTTTTCCCCGGAGAAGTGCCCGGCGGCGAGGATTCCATGCCGTCGGCGGTGCTGGATATGCCGTCGGTCTGGTCAGAGGCATACTGGCGATTGCTCGTCTTTTTACGCGAAGAGGCCGACGAGGACTGGCAGACGCTACTACCCGGCATGCGCGTACATCTTCGAACGGCTGCCGCTGCGGTCGGCGGCGGTGAGGTCCTGCATGAGCTGCTTGATGAATTACACCGTCGCCGCGTACGCGTCATCCTCGAGATGTCGGAGCGTGATCTGGAACGACTGCTCAATCATAACGAACCGGCGCTGCAGAGCCTCTTTCGGGAAAACATCGTCTTCTCGATTCGCGAGGCGACCGGCGTCATGATCCGCATCAACGACTATATGCGACTGCCCGTCGATAGCTTCGTTCTGCCTTCGCTTGACGCCGCTTCAGATTCGGATCAGAAGATGCTTATGTATATGGCGCAAAGCAACGCTCATATTCTCGGTCGGCGTGTTCTCTTCGATTCCGTAAGCGAGTCGGATTTTCTTCGCACGGTCAGAGGAGGCGGCCAGGATCTTTATCGCGGATCGCTTGCCGGCGATCTTCTCAGCGCATCGGACGTGGTGCAGTTGCTGAAAAAATAGGTTTACCGGAATAAGGGCCGACGT
This region of Leptonema illini DSM 21528 genomic DNA includes:
- the efp gene encoding elongation factor P — its product is MLDPIDLKKGTVIKLDNELYTCTFSQFVNPGKGSAFVRTKLKKIKGGNTLERTFKSSDKVEDVELDKKYVTYLYTEGDQIILMDKDDYEQYSVSIDLVDDIVQFIKEEMPFEVQFFEGLPVSVSPPNFVELEVTYAEEGLKGDTQGTAKKRVTVETGGEVMVPIFIKQGDRIRIDLRDISFVERVNK
- a CDS encoding diguanylate cyclase domain-containing protein, with amino-acid sequence MKSPTDFPDSYVQYGQMPLQKDSVRILVVDDDPSFLQLSLRLLESLGYREVVSAQTSEDALEELARHPFDVVLLDIELGQGIDGIQFSETITESYGTPIIFLTAGAEEQIAPRIDRNSTMGLLFKPINSTELDILISTTLRGRRAELALSGEKHSLIARIFDSMVEGVFILDAQRQFVYANDSLLRMLDYQRSELDGRFSNIIVSPRENVRHYARIWSALKSRGRWEGALSLRTRNGSDRNDWVSLTAVRQDGRLVNVVGLVLDATERKRHEEMLYFMAHHDPLTGLPNRKFFTDQLTRSLARARRTDHRVAVFFIDLDGFKEINDSLGHAAGDDTLKIVARRLRESLRKTDVIGRYGGDEFVVVIDDLKDYESSLKIADKLLLSLNADIQLRERKFRVGASIGISLYPLDGDSSDLLIQMADAAMYAAKRSGGFDYRFSDTAVEKIAASWRRYRSESDRTARKRQLLFQLIRTIGSNRIFAVQPDLFPGEVPGGEDSMPSAVLDMPSVWSEAYWRLLVFLREEADEDWQTLLPGMRVHLRTAAAAVGGGEVLHELLDELHRRRVRVILEMSERDLERLLNHNEPALQSLFRENIVFSIREATGVMIRINDYMRLPVDSFVLPSLDAASDSDQKMLMYMAQSNAHILGRRVLFDSVSESDFLRTVRGGGQDLYRGSLAGDLLSASDVVQLLKK
- a CDS encoding 2-C-methyl-D-erythritol 4-phosphate cytidylyltransferase, with the translated sequence MNRLSVSVILLAGGTGRRFGADRPKQFVPLADRPMLAWSLRRFCNWLDRIESADASFKAGSLVLVSHPDYSTESLDLASRTVPDWAGRLILAEGGATRHLSSVNGVRAAGQSGIYVIHDTARPYVPDSDLDALLDAFRDSESSVASLVVPSSETLVQGSEGLLEKGLDRNHIFAVKTPQAFRSSLQPRFTQETDRPEYTDLLRWAEMQGERATLVAGSALNLKLTNPEDRLILEAVLRNAALMKGRAGEHGV
- a CDS encoding ACP S-malonyltransferase, with product MAKPAILTKAEAGEATFFLQMGGQGSPWYKELKKFYDSGELKEFFDVTLKAIEEEAPKVTGSIGLPHGIDARKWLEDESSIPSDAYLATAAVSLTMIQLTQLAYFEAVLKAGWSMDDLIKHTKGSTGHSQGLISMTFCALGKSGKDYYDALALYMKYILYLGVRAQEAYPEIEPTADDLALATELGLKDPAPMVAVLGVTHDRIAELVAETNANLPADKQIYMSLYNSPVNRILSSHRSSLLNFYKQHKATLEAEQVKFVFLRTTCPFHSPLMEGAVAPFEEDRKRIGFDFKASELKIPVYSFADGKDYRDLADLCKTMTYDLLVSTLYWEKALTPLKALKPTHIVDFGPGKTSQRLTSDTLTGFSLDIPILGMANAKEMKSFTEA
- the thpR gene encoding RNA 2',3'-cyclic phosphodiesterase; the protein is MFLALPVPESIHEELERLRIGLPGARWMPDLHITIRFLGDISEKDQSLIEELLADLEFPNIHIRLGMPGVFIHPRQIILYLSAVPDDDIIKLKTTVDTLLRPTGLRVERKFHAHCTLARLPDSRSSFLQNYVLQFEHFQTSLFAVDDLVLFSSVLQRTGALHYREESYRLS
- a CDS encoding KamA family radical SAM protein, which codes for MHTAHTPASNWQKELQSSARDLRGLIEHLQRLHDVTESDIMSTPWAKRIAAAVKNESQLQSRFRFAVTDSYLLRARLDHDRCAILGQVLPDPTELDDPVFELDDPLAEDSHMPVPGLTHRYPDRVLWYLSHNCAVYCRFCMRKRKVSKAGTAPAGDQIAQALAYIREHSELHEVILSGGDPLSLSDATLDEILGALKGIDHIMSVRIHSRMPVTLPARITEELIEVLRRHSPLTLVTHFNHAQELGEDSLEAIRRLRSAGILLLNQSVLLKGINDTQEDLRELFLSLIKNGVKPYYLHQCDEVRGVSQFRVPIERGIELMKDLRGRIPGIALPLYVVDLPGGGGKVPADSSYLRRADAEGYVYENYEGHAYVLAPTYESSHQWTLPLKGADR